The Kiritimatiellia bacterium genome has a window encoding:
- the uxaC gene encoding glucuronate isomerase, producing MVDTSSTWALSPDRLFDPDPAQRALARAFYSRVAALPIVSPHGHVDPRLFADPDARFGSPADLLIIPDHYVFRMLYSQGVRLEDLGVPRRDGRPVETDHRRIWQRFAEHFHLFRGTPSGLWLQHELTEVFGVRQPLNGRTAQSIYDQIDDALRRPEFRPRALFERFNIEVLCTTDAASDPLAAHQAIRASGWSGQIRPTFRPDAVTNLLTPDWPAQIAALGAAANRDISSYRDFLEVLRERRAYFRRMGATATDHGVTEPYTERLSAEEAATIFERALRGRADPEDARRFTGHMLIEMARMSLDDGLVMQIHAGVFRNHNPALFAEFGADKGADIPLPCDFVRGLKPLLDEVGREPGLTMILFTMDETTYARELAPLAGHYPALRLGPPWWFHDSYNGMRRYFDQVLETAGLYNTAGFNDDTRAFPSIPARHDVWRRASCNWLADRVVRGILREDDAAEMAVEMAVGLARRAYRLPDPRAAGG from the coding sequence ATGGTTGATACCTCCTCAACTTGGGCGCTCTCGCCGGACCGGCTGTTCGACCCCGATCCCGCCCAGCGCGCGCTGGCCCGGGCGTTCTACTCGCGCGTTGCGGCGCTACCGATCGTCAGTCCGCACGGCCACGTCGATCCGCGCCTGTTCGCGGATCCGGACGCAAGGTTCGGCTCACCCGCCGACCTGCTCATCATCCCGGACCACTACGTCTTCCGCATGCTGTATTCGCAGGGCGTCCGGCTAGAGGATCTCGGCGTGCCGCGGCGCGACGGCCGGCCGGTCGAAACCGATCACCGCCGCATCTGGCAGCGGTTCGCGGAGCATTTCCACCTGTTCCGCGGCACACCGTCGGGCCTGTGGCTGCAGCACGAACTGACCGAGGTGTTTGGCGTACGCCAGCCGCTCAACGGACGCACTGCGCAGTCGATCTACGATCAGATTGACGACGCGCTGCGCCGACCGGAGTTTCGCCCCCGCGCACTGTTCGAGCGCTTCAACATCGAAGTGCTCTGCACCACCGATGCGGCCAGCGATCCGCTCGCGGCCCATCAGGCGATCCGCGCCTCCGGCTGGAGCGGCCAGATCCGCCCCACCTTTCGACCCGATGCGGTGACCAATCTGCTCACGCCGGACTGGCCCGCGCAGATCGCTGCGCTCGGCGCCGCCGCGAATCGCGACATTTCGAGCTACCGCGACTTCCTCGAGGTGCTGCGCGAGCGGCGCGCGTACTTCCGCCGCATGGGTGCGACCGCGACCGACCACGGCGTCACCGAGCCGTACACCGAGCGCCTCTCCGCGGAGGAGGCGGCGACAATCTTCGAGAGGGCGCTGCGCGGACGGGCGGATCCCGAGGACGCCCGCCGGTTCACCGGCCACATGCTCATCGAAATGGCCCGTATGAGCCTCGACGACGGCCTGGTGATGCAAATCCACGCCGGCGTCTTCCGCAACCACAACCCCGCGCTCTTCGCGGAGTTCGGAGCCGACAAGGGCGCCGACATTCCACTGCCCTGCGACTTTGTGCGGGGGCTGAAGCCGCTGCTCGACGAGGTCGGCCGGGAGCCGGGCCTCACGATGATTCTGTTCACGATGGACGAAACCACCTACGCGCGCGAGCTCGCACCGCTGGCGGGCCACTATCCCGCGCTCCGGCTGGGCCCGCCGTGGTGGTTCCACGACAGCTACAACGGCATGCGCCGCTACTTCGATCAGGTGCTCGAGACCGCCGGGCTCTACAACACCGCCGGCTTCAACGACGACACGCGCGCATTCCCCTCCATTCCCGCGCGGCACGACGTCTGGCGGCGCGCCTCGTGCAACTGGCTGGCCGATCGGGTCGTTCGCGGCATCCTCCGCGAGGACGACGCCGCGGAGATGGCGGTCGAGATGGCCGTCGGGCTGGCGCGCCGCGCCTACCGGCTGCCCGACCCACGGGCCGCCGGCGGTTGA
- a CDS encoding SDR family oxidoreductase, which yields MSSDPLFSVEGKVAVLTGAGGVLVGRMALELARRGATVVVMDRVVDAAQAIVESIRAGGGRAEPIIADVLDRASLLDALGCVEESYGRCDILVNGAGGNRKEATASPELEFFDLPLEALRFVIDLNLMGTILPSQVFGRLMARQKSGVILNISSMNSFRPLTRIVGYSAAKAAINNFTQWLAVHMAKNYSPAIRVNAIAPGFFETKQNRFLLRDEATGELTPRGRTIVEHTPMGRFGVPEDLLGTLLWLVSPASEFVTGVVVPVDGGFSAYSGV from the coding sequence ATGAGCTCTGATCCGCTGTTTTCGGTCGAGGGCAAGGTCGCGGTGCTGACGGGAGCCGGAGGTGTGCTCGTCGGCCGCATGGCGTTGGAGCTGGCACGCCGCGGGGCCACGGTGGTGGTGATGGACCGCGTTGTCGACGCCGCGCAGGCGATCGTCGAGTCCATCCGCGCCGGCGGCGGCCGCGCGGAGCCGATCATCGCGGACGTGCTCGATCGCGCGAGCCTGTTGGATGCGCTGGGCTGCGTCGAGGAGTCATACGGCCGCTGCGACATCCTCGTCAACGGTGCCGGTGGCAACCGCAAGGAGGCGACCGCGTCGCCGGAGCTGGAGTTTTTCGATCTGCCGCTCGAAGCACTGCGGTTCGTGATCGACCTGAACCTGATGGGCACGATCCTGCCCTCACAGGTGTTTGGCCGGTTGATGGCGCGGCAGAAGTCGGGGGTGATTTTGAACATTTCCTCGATGAACTCGTTCCGGCCGCTCACGCGCATCGTCGGCTACTCCGCCGCGAAGGCGGCGATCAACAACTTCACGCAGTGGCTCGCGGTGCACATGGCGAAGAACTACTCGCCGGCGATTCGAGTGAACGCGATCGCACCGGGCTTTTTCGAGACCAAACAGAACCGGTTTCTGCTGCGCGACGAAGCGACCGGCGAGCTGACCCCGCGCGGTCGCACCATTGTGGAGCACACCCCGATGGGGCGGTTCGGCGTGCCGGAAGACCTGCTCGGCACGCTGCTGTGGCTGGTCTCACCGGCCTCGGAGTTCGTCACCGGCGTCGTCGTGCCGGTGGACGGCGGCTTTTCGGCGTATAGTGGGGTATGA